One Pyrus communis chromosome 13, drPyrComm1.1, whole genome shotgun sequence genomic window carries:
- the LOC137712342 gene encoding cytochrome P450 736A117-like: IDIDSQHTTTTNKTSSPPSPPKLPIIGNFHQIDLYPHRSLQTLSQRHGPLMLLHFGHVPVLIVSSAQEAREIMKTHDLTFSDRPKSTNFEKLLYNYKDVASAPYGEYWRQVKSLCAINLLSNKRVRSFRFVRKEETKTMISNIMKSSPLVLNLSEMFARLTNDVVCRVALGRKYSGEGGMKFAGLLGEFNELLGTTNIGDYIPWLSWLSRVNGLEARFDKVAKKFDDFLDNVVQEHMGQSSRSGDDNQQDFVDVLLAFQKENLAGFPIETVTIKALILDMFAGGTDTTYTVLEWAMTELLRHPRVMKKLQNEVREIVRKGEHITEHDLIGMHYLKAVIKETLRLHPPVPLPLRIAVQDVEIGGYEIKAKTHVMINAWQIGRDPKLYEKPEEFEPERFLNSEIDYKGNDFQLIPFGAGRRVCPGIQFAMAVNEIALANIVHKFDWTLPGGASGEDLDMTESTGTTLHRKNALRAVAIPFSC, translated from the exons attgacattgattctcaacacacCACAACCACCAACAAAACCTCATCACCACCTTCTCCGCCAAAGCTCCCTATCATTGGAAACTTTCACCAAATAGACTTGTACCCTCATCGCTCACTGCAAACATTATCTCAACGCCATGGCCCTCTCATGCTTCTTCACTTCGGACATGTCCCAGTCCTTATTGTCTCTTCCGCTCAGGAAGCTCGGGAGATCATGAAAACCCATGACCTCACATTTTCTGATCGACCCAAGTCCACCAACTTTGAAAAGCTTCTCTACAACTATAAAGACGTTGCATCTGCTCCTTACGGTGAGTATTGGAGGCAGGTCAAAAGCTTATGTGCCATAAATCTTTTGAGCAACAAAAGGGTTCGCTCTTTTCGCTTTGTCAGAAAAGAGGAAACCAAAACCatgatcagcaacataatgaaGTCATCACCATTAGTTTTGAATTTAAGCGAAATGTTTGCGAGGCTTACTAATGATGTTGTATGTAGAGTCGCTCTGGGGAGGAAGTACAGTGGTGAAGGTGGGATGAAGTTTGCGGGACTTTTGGGGGAGTTCAATGAGTTATTGGGAACTACTAACATTGGGGACTATATCCCATGGCTTTCTTGGTTGAGCCGTGTCAACGGTTTGGAAGCCAGGTTCGACAAGGTGGCTAAGAAGTTTGATGACTTTTTAGATAACGTGGTCCAAGAGCATATGGGTCAGAGTTCAAGGAGTGGAGATGATAACCAACAGGATTTTGTCGATGTTTTGCTTGCATTTCAGAAAGAAAACTTGGCAGGTTTTCCTATTGAGACAGTTACTATTAAGGCTCTCATCTTG GATATGTTTGCTGGTGGCACTGATACCACATATACAGTCCTGGAGTGGGCAATGACTGAGCTTTTAAGGCATCCTAGGGTAATGAAAAAGTTGCAGAATGAGGTACGAGAAATAGTTCGAAAGGGAGAACACATAACAGAACATGATCTGATTGGAATGCACTACTTGAAAGCGGTGATCAAGGAGACTCTTCGCCTACATCCACCAGTTCCATTACCGCTTAGGATTGCAGTACAAGACGTGGAAATAGGTGGTTACGAAATTAAAGCCAAGACACACGTTATGATCAATGCATGGCAAATTGGAAGAGATCCCAAACTATATGAAAAACCAGAGGAGTTTGAGCCAGAAAGGTTCTTGAATAGTGAGATAGATTATAAAGGGAATGACTTTCAGTTAATTCCATTTGGTGCTGGTAGGAGGGTCTGTCCGGGAATTCAGTTTGCCATGGCTGTCAATGAGATTGCGTTGGCAAATATCGTGCACAAGTTCGACTGGACGTTGCCTGGTGGAGCAAGTGGGGAGGATTTAGACATGACTGAATCTACTGGTACAACCCTACACAGAAAAAATGCTCTCAGAGCTGTTGCTATTCCATTTTCATGTTGA
- the LOC137712343 gene encoding cytochrome P450 736A117-like produces MVIINACTIGRDPSFWDELEEFKLERFLNSSVDFKGHDFELIPFGAGRRGCPLKRFAFLKHFIFLSIFLILLYRRYSSVITTNKTPTPPSPPKLPIIGNLHQLGLIPHRSLQALSQCHGPLMLLHFGSVPVLVVSSAEAAREIMKTHDLTFSDRPKSTNFEKLLYNYKDIASAPYGEYWRQVKSICVLNLLSNKRVRSFRFVREEETKTMISDIMKSSPSVLNLSEMFVRLTNDVACRVALGRKYSGEGMKFEGLLREFTELLRNTNIGDYIPWLSWMSRVNGLEAKLGKVAKQFDNFIDRVIQEHMNCSSKSGDDDQKDFVDVLLSIQKENLAGRFPFDIDTIKALILDMFAAGTDTTSRLLEWAMTELLRHPRVMKKLQKEVRGIVGNKTDGVTEDDLIEMHYLKAVMKETLRLHPAIPLLLPRIASQDVEIGCYKIKAKTHVMINAWQIGRDARLYEKPEDFEPERFLNSEIDYKGTDFKLIPFGAGRRMCPGIQFAMAVNEIALANIVHKFDWALPDGASGEDLDMTESTGSTTRKNYPLKAVAIPFPWED; encoded by the exons ATGGTCATAATCAATGCTTGCACAATTGGAAGAGACCCCTCATTTTGGGATGAGCTAGAGGAGTTTAAACTAGAGAGGTTTCTAAATTCTTCGGTGGATTTCAAGGGGCATGACTTCGAATTAATCCCTTTTGGAGCTGGAAGAAGGGGTTGTCCT TTAAAACGCTTTGCTTTCTTAAAGCACTTCATTTTTCTCT CCATTTTCCTTATCCTCCTATACAGACGATACTCCTCCGTTATAACCACCAACAAAACCCCAacaccaccttctccaccaAAGCTCCCTATCATTGGAAACCTTCACCAACTAGGCTTGATCCCTCATCGCTCGCTTCAAGCCTTATCTCAATGTCATGGCCCTCTCATGCTCCTCCACTTTGGAAGTGTCCCAGTTCTTGTTGTCTCTTCGGCTGAGGCTGCCCGCGAGATCATGAAAACCCATGACCTCACATTTTCTGACCGACCCAAGTCCACCAACTTTGAGAAACTTCTCTACAACTACAAAGACATTGCATCTGCTCCTTATGGTGAGTATTGGAGGCAGGTTAAAAGTATATGCGTCTTAAATCTTTTGAGCAACAAAAGGGTTCGCTCTTTTCGCTTTGTCAGAGAAGAGGAAACCAAAACCATGATCAGCGACATAATGAAGTCATCACCATCTGTTTTGAATTTAAGCGAAATGTTTGTGAGGCTTACTAATGATGTGGCGTGTAGAGTGGCTCTGGGGAGGAAGTACAGTGGTGAAGGGATGAAGTTTGAGGGACTTTTGAGGGAGTTCACTGAGTTGTTGCGAAATACTAACATTGGGGACTATATCCCATGGCTTTCTTGGATGAGCCGTGTCAATGGTTTGGAGGCCAAGTTAGGCAAGGTGGCTAAGCAGTTTGATAACTTTATAGATAGAGTTATTCAAGAACACATGAACTGTAGTTCAAAGAGTGGAGATGATGACCAAAAGGATTTTGTCGACGTTTTACTTTCAATTCAGAAGGAAAATTTGGCTGGCCGTTTTCCTTTTGATATAGATACTATAAAAGCCCTCATCTtg GATATGTTTGCTGCTGGCACTGATACAACATCTAGATTACTAGAGTGGGCAATGACTGAGCTTTTGAGGCATCCAAGGGTCATGAAGAAATTGCAGAAAGAAGTAAGGGGAATagttggaaacaaaacagacgGAGTCACGGAGGATGATTTGATTGAAATGCACTACTTGAAGGCGGTGATGAAGGAGACTCTTCGCTTACACCCAGCAATTCCATTACTATTGCCCAGGATTGCGTCCCAAGATGTGGAAATAGGTTGTTACAAAATTAAAGCCAAGACACACGTTATGATCAATGCGTGGCAAATTGGAAGAGATGCCAGACTCTATGAAAAACCAGAAGATTTCGAGCCAGAAAGGTTCTTGAATAGTGAGATAGATTATAAGGGGACTGACTTTAAGTTGATTCCATTTGGTGCTGGTAGGAGGATGTGTCCAGGAATTCAGTTCGCCATGGCTGTCAATGAGATTGCGTTGGCAAATATCGTGCACAAGTTCGACTGGGCGTTGCCTGATGGAGCAAGTGGGGAGGATTTAGACATGACTGAATCTACCGGTTCAACCACACGTAAAAATTATCCTCTCAAAGCTGTTGCTATTCCATTTCCATGGGAAGATTGA